One Vigna unguiculata cultivar IT97K-499-35 chromosome 7, ASM411807v1, whole genome shotgun sequence genomic region harbors:
- the LOC114192407 gene encoding putative E3 ubiquitin-protein ligase LIN-1, translating into MAGNFRFTMDQKDIVRFLTTTIDSFIQDRLINKEQRAQHKEQCAERLAAEEGSCDKDSEVEYSDQAVLANLDWGIEALEEAINTYNMETKLARLDYAEKMLQVCAMLNPKQKTAGVPNYYLSAWAHLNLSYLWKLRNSIQNCLHHALEMFIVDPFFSRIDFAPELWKNLFLPHMSSIVGWYSEERHRLMMEVIPDSSDLSFTADFDRFFNESLVFSMRPHQLDKLQKLEQLYAESLDENTRLYAKYYKDCMNSDSTSGKKAAPMLPIAEPPRTPLHELSRSVPDFVKFGPILPKSAGFSLTTRSKDGVNETISTENSTSSQTKAEKSSIWAAKESIIEENENEDDSDSELDDGSVDSDRRNNILSPGMKMVRDEDIEPKAPLSNHKSKIHSPDIFSPLDSPKAGPNSSSTNPDTNNKREPKYLRLLSTRLRDSTTSDSLSSSSLEMSTDHMFNSDKEIRGLKNINRKNSNQTPSMNHDSGNSLGLNDSSHGESDDENQSFTTLPKLEKLAIGSKPPKDFVCPITGQIFCDPVTLETGQTYERKAIQEWLRTGNTTCPITRQPLSANILPKTNYVLKRLITSWKEQNPELAHELSNSNTPRGSSCSPSAKDFQMLSVTQRATDSPGLKNKENYTRQRSNRFMRVSVATSPTSVLSQAAVETILNSLKPYVSSLSTSENLQECEEAVMEIARLWKDSKTDPHIHGYLSKPAIISGLVEILSASMSREVLRTSIYILSELIFLDESVGETLNSVDSDFDCLAALLKNGLAEAALLIYQLRPVFAQLLAHELVPSLVQVIQNENEPSEDFQLVIDPKDAAIAILEQILIGGDEYSRSLNALSVVSENGIPSLAKYLERMEGRRSVVSILLCCMQAEKGCKSLIANRIELSPVLELFHAGNDSVRGICVEFLSELVQLNRRTVCNQILQTIKDEGAFSTMHTFLVYLQMAPMEHQLAVASLLLQIDLLVEPRKMSIYREEAIEILIEALWQKDFSNTQMKALDALLFLIGQVTTSGKSYTEAWLLKIAGFDQPYNALLKAEQLGQYDNDSVETMEDEKNAMNTWQKRVAFVLCNHENGSIFQALEECLRSNSLKMAKSCLVLVAWLTHMLSTLPDTGIKDVARKSLLDELINILQSSKNLEEMILASLALKTFLSDPITQEALRAYAKRIYRTMRKLKRYSTVAVDIMKALLNLNSVDVTELWSCKEVVELDLSSNGEVLSLHYMKGQVLSGHSDGTIKVWDARKRIPRVIQETREHTKAVTSLCSSDDRLYSGSLDKTIRVWTMKPDEIKCIDVHDVKEPVYELTANATLACYVSQGSGVKVFKWSESPKLINFNKYVKCLAVAGDKLYCGCSGYSIQEVDLSKNTSNSFFSGTRKLLGKQTIYSLRVHDDLLFACGSSVDATAGKIFSLSSKTVVGTLSTGLDIHRVAINSDFIFAGTKFGTIEVWLKDKLTRVASIKMAGGHTKITSLVSDADGMMLFVGSSDGKIQVWALD; encoded by the exons ATGGCAGGGAACTTCAGATTCACAATGGATCAGAAGGACATTGTTAGATTCTTGACTACAACTATAGATAGTTTCATTCAAGATAGGTTAATCAATAAAGAGCAAAGAGCCCAGCACAAAGAACAGTGTGCAGAGAGGTTAGCAGCTGAAGAAGGAAGTTGTGATAAGGACAGTGAGGTGGAATACTCTGATCAAGCAGTATTAGCAAATCTGGATTGGGGTATTGAAGCCCTTGAAGAAGCTATCAATACATATAACATGGAAACGAAGCTTGCTAGGCTAGATTATGCTGAGAAGATGCTGCAAGTGTGTGCAATGTTGAATCCTAAGCAAAAGACTGCTGGAGTGCCAAACTACTACCTCTCAGCTTGGGCACATCTAAATCTATCCTATTTATGGAAGTTGAGGAACAGCATTCAAAATTGTCTTCACCATGCTCTTGAGATGTTCATTGTTGACCCTTTTTTTTCGCGGATTGATTTTGCTCCTGAACTCTGGAAGAACCTGTTTCTTCCACACATGAGCTCAATTGTGGGTTGGTATTCTGAGGAGAGGCATAGGCTAATGATGGAAGTGATACCAGACTCCAGTGATTTGTCCTTTACAGCTGATTTTGATAGGTTTTTCAATGAGTCTTTGGTATTTTCTATGAGGCCACATCAGTTAGACAAATTGCAAAAGCTGGAGCAGCTTTATGCAGAATCATTGGATGAAAACACACGGCTATACgcaaaatattataaagattGCATGAATTCTGATTCCACTTCAGGCAAGAAGGCAGCTCCTATGTTGCCTATTGCTGAGCCACCAAGAACTCCTTTGCATGAGTTGAGTCGGTCTGTTcctgattttgtaaaatttggCCCTATTTTGCCCAAGAGTGCAGGGTTCTCTTTGACAACAAGATCTAAAGATGGTGTAAATGAAACAATCAG CACAGAGAATTCAACTTCCAGCCAAACAAAGGCGGAGAAATCATCCATATGGGCTGCTAAG GAAAGTATCATTGAGGAGAATGAGAATGAAGATGATTCAGATTCTGAACTTGATGATGGTTCAGTGGATTCAGATAGAAGAAACAATATTTTATCACCAGGAATGAAGATGGTGAGGGATGAGGATATTGAGCCAAAAGCGCCTCTATCAAACCATAAGAGTAAGATTCATTCTCCTGATATCTTCTCTCCCTTGGATTCCCCAAAAGCAGGTCCAAATAGTTCGTCAACAAATCCTGATACAAACAATAAGAGAGAACCCAAGTATCTTCGCTTATTATCTACTCGTTTAAGGGACTCAACTACTTCTGACtctttatcatcatcatctctGGAAATGAGCACTGATCATATGTTCAACTCTGACAAAGAAATAAGG GGCTTGAAGAATATTAATAGGAAAAACAGTAACCAAACACCAAGTATGAATCACGACAGTGGGAATAGTCTAGGACTAAATGACAG TTCCCATGGTGAAAGTGACGACGAAAATCAAAGCTTCACTACGTTGCCCAAGTTAGAGAAGCTGGCGATTGGATCAAAACCACCAAAAGATTTTGTTTGCCCAATCACAGGTCAGATATTTTGTGATCCTGTGACCCTTGAAACAGGCCAGACCTATGAAAGAAAAGCAATTCAAGAATGGCTTAGAACAGGTAACACGACATGCCCCATCACGCGACAGCCTCTGTCTGCAAATATATTGCCCAAAACAAACTATGTTTTGAAGAGATTGATAACGTCATGGAAAGAACAGAATCCCGAACTGGCGCACGAACTCTCGAATTCTAACACTCCAAGGGGTTCTTCATGTTCTCCATCTGCAAAAGACTTTCAAATGCTCTCCGTTACACAAAGAGCAACTGATTCACCAGGACtaaagaacaaagaaaattatacaAGACAAAGGAGCAACAGATTTATGCGAGTTTCTGTTGCAACATCTCCAACTAGTGTGCTATCTCAAGCTGCAGTTGAAACAATTTTGAATTCCTTGAAACCTTACGTTTCGAGTCTTTCTACGTCAGAAAACTTGCAAGAATGTGAAGAAGCTGTAATGGAAATAGCAAGATTATGGAAAGATTCAAAGACAGATCCTCATATTCATGGTTATTTATCAAAGCCAGCAATCATAAGTGGTTTGGTGGAAATACTTTCAGCTTCTATGAGTAGAGAGGTTTTGAGAACATCAATTTATATACTTTCTGAGCTGATATTCTTAGATGAAAGTGTTGGAGAAACACTAAACAGTGTTGATTCTGATTTTGATTGCTTGGCCGCTCTGCTTAAGAACGGTTTAGCTGAGGCTGCTCTTCTTATTTACCAACTAAGGCCAGTTTTTGCACAGCTTTTGGCGCATGAGCTTGTACCATCTCTTGTGCAAGTAATTCAGAACGAAAATGAGCCTTCAGAGGATTTTCAGCTAGTTATAGACCCTAAAGATGCTGCCATAGCAATACTTGAGCAAATTTTAATAGGAGGGGATGAATATAGCAGGTCCCTTAATGCTTTGAGTGTTGTTTCCGAAAATGGAATTCCATCCTTAGCAAAGTATCTAGAGAGGATGGAGGGAAGGAGGTCTGTTGTTTCCATACTTTTGTGTTGTATGCAAGCTGAAAAGGGTTGCAAGAGTTTGATAGCCAACAGAATTGAATTGTCTCCTGTTCTTGAATTATTTCACGCTGGAAATGATAGTGTGCGAGGCATCTGCGTGGAGTTTCTCTCAGAACTGGTTCAATTGAATAG AAGGACAGTCTGCAACCAGATATTACAGACAATCAAGGATGAAGGAGCATTTAGTACAATGCATACGTTTCTTGTATATCTTCAGATGGCTCCAATGGAGCATCAACTTGCTGTTGCTAGTCTTCTTCTTCAGATTGATCTTCTG GTTGAGCCGCGGAAAATGAGCATTTACAGGGAAGAAGCGATAGAGATACTTATAGAAGCACTTTGGCAAAAGGATTTCTCAAATACTCAAATGAAGGCTTTGGATGCTTTACTGTTTCTTATTGGACAAGTAACCACCTCTGGAAAGTCATACACTGAAGCTTGGTTGCTCAAGATTGCAGGATTTGATCAACCTTACAATGCTTTACTTAAGGCTGAGCAGTTGGGACAGTATGACAATGATTCAGTGGAAACAATG GAGGATGAAAAAAATGCTATGAACACTTGGCAGAAAAGGGTGGCTTTTGTACTTTGCAACCATGAAAATGGTTCAATATTTCAAGCTTTGGAAGAATGCCTAAGGAGTAATTCTTTAAAGATGGCAAAATCTTGCCTTGTTCTTGTGGCTTGGCTCACACACATGCTCTCTACTCTTCCTGATACGGGCATAAAGGATGTTGCTCGCAAATCCTTGCTTGATGAACTTATAAATATCCTGCAATCATCTAAAAACCTAGAGGAGATGATATTGGCTAGCCTAGCCTTGAAAACTTTCCTTAGTGATCCAA TTACACAAGAAGCACTTAGAGCTTATGCTAAGAGAATCTACAGAACCATGAGGAAGCTGAAGAGATATTCAACAGTAGCAGTTGATATTATGAAGGCCTTACTAAACTTAAACTCTGTTGATGTG ACAGAGTTGTGGAGTTGTAAGGAAGTTGTTGAGTTAGATTTGAGTTCAAATGGAGAGGTCCTTTCTTTGCATTACATGAAGGGTCAGGTCTTGAGTGGACACTCTGATGGAACTATCAAG GTATGGGATGCAAGAAAGAGAATACCAAGAGTGATTCAAGAAACTCGTGAGCACACAAAAGCTGTAACATCGCTATGTTCTTCAGATGATAGACTATACAGTGGTTCCTTAGACAAAACCATTCGG GTTTGGACAATGAAACCAGATGAGATTAAATGTATAGATGTTCATGACGTAAAAGAGCCGGTGTATGAGCTAACAGCCAATGCCACATTGGCATGTTATGTATCTCAAGGAAGTGGAGTTAAG GTTTTCAAGTGGTCAGAGTCTCCAAAGCTCATCAATTTCAACAAATATGTGAAATGCCTGGCTGTTGCTGGGGACAAACTGTATTGTGGCTGCTCTGGTTACAGCATCCAG GAGGTTGACTTGTCCAAGAATACATCAAACTCATTCTTCTCTGGAACAAGAAAGTTGTTGGGAAAACAAACCATATACTCCCTTCGAGTTCATGATGATCTCCTCTTTGCTTGTGGTTCTTCAGTTGATGCAACTGCAGGAAAG ATATTTTCACTTTCTTCCAAAACGGTGGTGGGAACACTCTCAACTGGACTTGACATCCATCGCGTAGCCATTAACAGTGACTTCATATTTGCTGGTACAAAATTTGGCACCATTGAGGTTTGGCTCAAAGATAAGCTCACCCGGGTTGCTTCAATCAAAATGGCTGGTGGTCACACAAAGATCACATCTTTAGTATCAGATGCAGATGGTATGATGCTTTTTGTTGGTTCTTCTGATGGCAAGATCCAG GTTTGGGCTTTGGATTAA
- the LOC114190359 gene encoding mitochondrial uncoupling protein 3, protein MKPGHEHGGVDTAQAKVLLASFSAMVAETTTFPIDLIKTRLQLHGESLSSKRPTGAYRIGLAIVREQGVVGLYSGLSPAIIRHMFYTPIRIVGYEHLRSVVSADNGSFSVISKAAVGGTSGVIAQIIASPADLVKVRMQADGQRMKQGLQPRYSGPFDALNKIVGAEGFRGLWKGVFPNIQRAFLVNMGELGCYDHAKQFVIRSRIADDNVYAHTLASIMSGLAATSLSCPADVVKTRMMNQAAQKEGKVLYNSSYDCLVKTVKVEGIRALWKGFFPTWARLGPWQFVFWVTYEKFRKFAGLSSF, encoded by the exons ATGAAACCAGGCCATGAACATGGTGGAGTTGATACTGCTCAAGCAAAGGTCTTACTAGCATCGTTCTCAGCTATGGTGGCTGAGACCACGACTTTCCCCATAGACTTGATCAAAACAAGACTTCAACTGCATGGCGAATCACTTTCATCGAAGCGTCCCACTGGTGCATATCGAATAGGTTTGGCCATTGTTCGTGAACAAGGTGTTGTAGGCCTTTATAGTGGCCTGTCTCCAGCAATTATTAGACACATGTTCTACACTCCTATTCGAATTGTTGGGTATGAGCATCTGAGAAGTGTGGTTTCTGCTGATAATGGTTCATTCTCTGTTATTAGCAAGGCTGCGGTCGGTGGAACCTCCGGTGTCATTGCTCAG attatagcCAGCCCTGCCGATCTTGTCAAGGTGAGGATGCAAGCTGATGGCCAAAGGATGAAGCAAGGTCTTCAACCTCGGTATTCGGGGCCATTTGATGCTCTGAACAAAATTGTTGGAGCTGAAGGGTTTCGAGGACTGTGGAAGGGTGTTTTTCCTAATATCCAAAGAGCCTTCCTAGTGAACATGGGGGAACTTGGCTGTTATGACCATGCTAAACAATTTGTAATTAGAAGTAGGATAGCTGATGATAATGTTTATGCCCACACATTAGCTTCCATCATGTCAGGTTTAGCTGCAACTTCTTTAAGTTGTCCAGCTGATGTTGTGAAGACTAGAATGATGAATCAAGCAGCCCAAAAGGAAGGGAAAGTTTTATATAATAGCTCTTATGATTGCTTAGTAAAGACAGTAAAAGTTGAAGGAATAAGAGCATTGTGGAAAGGATTTTTCCCCACTTGGGCAAGGCTTGGCCCATGGCAATTTGTGTTCTGGGTTACCTATGAGAAGTTTAGAAAATTTGCAGGTCTCTCTTCTTTCTGA
- the LOC114190019 gene encoding nuclear pore complex protein NUP1-like: MATEEKKKGYEGGAGAGGKFRKRPFRGRIQTTPYDRPPTSLRNPNRNSNNNNGWFSKLLDPAQRLITYSAHSLFSSLFRKRLPPPPPPPETEQEVKNNSQEEAVVVAKNSSGLQQVPVGESDIQINCSDEGGLTELEKLLKQKTFSRSEIDYLTALMRSRTVDAPVREEEKGKGVVLSEPMLQSGQKEYPKTPALENGIENTAVVTPRVISSIPVEDVASPAELAKSYMGSRHSKVSSSVLGVQTSALLEDPTLVNREKFPLKSPIMTIVPRTTKYAAVHENGFMTSRPRGRSAIYNMARTPYARIYPTSTLKGGEHAVEGEPSSSSQSALNHDVLSGSKPGAVKRRSSVLDNDIGSVGPVRRIRQKSNLLYSKGSSSLISGSSLSLDRNQMVVDISQQGSSIQKPILLDEVKHSHMKLSKENVDSTIPSLSSPPLPSKSSEMASKILQQLDKLVSPKEKSSESRLTIVNDNSQTKLSPSMLRGQALRSMEMVESSKLLNNMHGNKLDGQFGNLSASTQNQKLNSQRGEVENGPLKLVAPTDGLLPLITTEDATNASNKVLSTAKSGGSFMIKSVSDLPRKKRAFHMSAHEDFLDLDDDAYPNGAVSSFSLEKEITSSTAVMGETNSGTEATEQENPSAISKTSTIDGKAHIGTAYKSKVGEKVDVSIFRTSSILDPTYKQVTAIPNGSIAKAPLFISENKVVSSKEFTAPSAPPKEITKSSPTFGLEKVVSSKDHVADAPLAKFGSNKNVNKVLPAPFTASSSVGAEPSFLKFSASVSNLGSSISTTTVPGTTDSMPKVRESDNGNAETTNDTGSSVWASELASSSAASTSFFTSSKSIFNVGHNSNQNNGSLSSPSFSSFPAPVSGNFISQDIFSSLSAAKSSAISAMADSNGSSIASMTTGTMASSNNSSSTPVVASSYPTTPVFKFGSSPVPSTSLPLSSSGLEPLETKSSQDAGTGSLSSTAFGSSSAGNSIFGFSSSATKTVNSQSSSVGASSGSVNGAQASTTIGLEASTQTQSIPFGSSASSPSYGLTGNTTFSLSSFSSPSSSPSFSSGSSLISSSPAINVLNSGTSFGLSTSASSSAVNSFSSNTSTSSALFGSSWQPSKSPFGSKFNSSSLSSSGLSLGISTASVSSPTMFLSTSSASTPQFSFTSAAANTSTQHAFGSPTPTFAFGSAPGNSQKMSMEDGMAEDTVQATPPATSVFGQQPAPLQSNFVFGASSPPVASSFQFGSQQNIAPQNPSFQTSGSLGGSFSLGTGGGDKSGRRIVKVKHKQRKK, translated from the exons ATGGCGACCgaagagaaaaagaagggaTACGAAGGGGGAGCAGGAGCAGGAGGCAAGTTTCGCAAACGCCCCTTCCGTGGCAGGATCCAAACGACGCCGTACGATCGCCCCCCAACCTCACTCAGAAACCCTAACAggaacagcaacaacaacaatggTTGGTTCTCCAAGCTTCTGGATCCCGCTCAGAGGTTAATCACTTACAGCGCTCACTCTCTCTTCTCCTCCCTTTTCCGCAAGCgccttcctcctcctcctcctcctccag AGACGGAACAGGAAGTGAAGAACAATAGTCAGGAAGAGGCTGTCGTT GTTGCAAAGAATTCCTCTGGCCTGCAACAAGTACCTGTTGGTGAAAGTGATATTCAAATTAATTGTTCTGATGAGGGTGGATTAACTGAACTTGAGAAACTATTAAAACAGAAGACTTTCAGCAG ATCTGAGATTGATTATTTGACCGCACTTATGCGTTCAAGAACTGTGGATGCACCTGTTAGGGAGGAAGAGAAGGGGAAAGGCGTGGTTCTCTCAGAACCAATGCTGCAAAGTGGACAAAAGGAATATCCCAAAACACCGGCACTAGAAAATGGGATTGAAAATACTGCTGTTGTAACCCCACGTGTTATTTCAAGT ATTCCTGTTGAAGATGTTGCTTCACCTGCGGAGCTTGCAAAGTCTTACATGGGTAGCAGGCATTCCAAAGTATCCTCTTCTGTTTTAGGTGTTCAAACATCTGCGCTCTTGGAGGATCCAACTCTTGTAAACAGGGAAAAGTTTCCTCTTAAATCCCCTATTATGACCATTGTGCCTAGGACTACTAAATATGCTGCAGTTCATGAAAATGGTTTTATGACCTCAAGACCTCGTGGAAGATCTGCAATATATAATATGGCGCGAACACCATATGCTAGAATTTATCCAACATCCACGCTCAAG GGTGGTGAGCATGCTGTTGAAGGTGAGCCATCATCGTCAAGTCAGTCTGCATTGAATCATGATGTGCTTTCTGGATCTAAACCAGGG GCAGTAAAACGTAGAAGTTCAGTTTTGGATAATGATATAGGATCTGTTGGTCCTGTTCGCCGTATTCGTCAGAAGTCTAATCTTCTATATTCTAAAGGCTCAAGCTCACTTATTTCTGGTAGCTCTTTGTCCCTAGATAGGAACCAAATGGTTGTGGATATTTCACAGCAAGGGTCTTCCATACAGAAGCCGATTCTGCTGGATGAAGTTAAGCATAGCCATATGAAATTATCCAAAGAAAATGTGGACAGCACTATACCTAGTTTGAGCTCTCCCCCTTTGCCCTCGAAATCTAGTGAAATGGCTTCAAAAATACTGCAGCAACTAGATAAATTGGTTTCTCCAAAGGAAAAATCATCTGAATCAAGGCTAACAATTGTGAATGATAATTCACAAACGAAGTTGTCGCCTTCCATGCTACGTGGACAGGCTCTTCGAAGCATGGAAATGGTAGAGTCATCAAAATTGCTGAACAATATGCATGGTAATAAATTAGATGGCCAGTTTGGAAATTTGTCAGCTAGTACTCAGAATCAGAAGTTAAATTCTCAGAGAGGCGAGGTTGAAAATGGTCCATTGAAGCTTGTTGCTCCTACCGATGGATTACTTCCACTCATAACAACTGAAGATGCTACAAACGCAAGTAATAAAGTCTTGTCTACTGCAAAATCTGGTGGTTCTTTTATGATAAAATCTGTTTCAGATCTGCCACGAAAGAAGAGGGCGTTCCATATGAGTGCCCATGAG GATTTTCTGGATCTGGACGATGATGCTTATCCAAATGGAGCagtctcttctttttctcttgagaAAGAAATCACAAGCTCCACCGCTGTGATGGGGGAAACTAATTCTGGTACTGAAGCAACTGAACAGGAGAATCCATCAGCAATATCTAAGACTTCTACAATAGATGGTAAGGCTCATATTGGAACTGCCTATAAATCCAAGGTTGGTGAAAAAGTTGATGTGTCTATCTTTAGGACATCATCTATCCTTGATCCAACCTACAAGCAAGTTACGGCTATACCAAATGGATCAATTGCTAAAGCTCCCTTGTTTATATCTGAAAATAAAGTGGTTTCGTCGAAAGAATTCACAGCTCCTAGTGCTCCACCGAAGGAGATAACCAAATCAAGTCCTACGTTTGGGTTGGAAAAAGTTGTCTCATCAAAGGATCATGTTGCTGATGCTCCACTGGCAAAATTTGGCTCcaataaaaatgtaaacaagGTTCTTCCAGCGCCATTCACTGCTTCATCATCCGTTGGTGCTGAACCATCTTTTTTGAAATTCAGTGCTTCTGTCTCAAACCTGGGAAGTTCAATCAG CACAACTACTGTTCCTGGTACAACTGATTCTATGCCAAAGGTTCGTGAATCTGATAATGGTAATGCTGAGACTACTAATGATACTGGATCTTCTGTTTGGGCATCAGAACTTGCTAGTTCATCTGCCGCATCAACATCATTTTTTACATCATCCAAGAGTATATTCAATGTTGGCCACAACTCAAATCAAAATAATGGGTCTCTTTCAAGCCCTTCGTTTTCTTCTTTTCCAGCCCCTGTATCTGGTAACTTTATCAGTCAGGATATATTCAGCAGTTTATCTGCTGCCAAAAGCAGTGCCATTAGTGCCATGGCAGATTCTAATGGCAGTAGCATTGCAAGTATGACGACTGGCACAATGGCATCAAGTAATAACAGTTCTTCTACCCCTGTGGTGGCATCTTCTTATCCTACAACTCCCGTTTTCAAATTTGGATCCTCTCCTGTCCCATCAACAAGCTTACCTCTATCATCTTCTGGTTTAGAGCCGTTGGAAACTAAAAGCAGTCAGGATGCAGGAACTGGTAGTCTTAGCAGCACTGCCTTTGGTAGCTCATCTGCAGGGAATAGTATTTTTGGCTTCAGCTCTTCGGCAACCAAAACTGTAAATAGCCAGTCAAGTTCTGTTGGTGCTAGCAGTGGTTCTGTTAATGGTGCCCAGGCTTCTACCACCATCGGGTTAGAAGCCTCTACTCAGACCCAGTCAATTCCATTTGGTTCATCTGCATCTTCCCCATCATATGGGTTAACTGGGAACACAACTTTTTCTCTGAGCAGTTTTTCATCTCCTTCATCcagcccttctttttcttctggGAGTTCATTAATTTCCTCTAGTCCTGccataaatgttttaaattctgGCACATCTTTTGGACTTAGCACCTCGGCTTCCTCTTCAGCAGTAAACTCCTTTAGCTCCAATACTAGTACAAGTTCTGCTTTATTTGGGTCTAGTTGGCAGCCCAGCAAGTCTCCATTTGGCTCCAAATTTAATTCGTCATCTTTGTCTTCATCTGGACTTTCCCTTGGAATATCCACTGCTTCTGTCAGTTCACCAACAATGTTTTTATCTACCTCCAGTGCATCAACTCCTCAATTTTCATTCACTTCAGCTGCAGCAAATACCTCAACACAGCATGCTTTTGGAAGTCCTACTCCCACCTTTGCATTTGGCTCAGCTCCTGGTAATAGTCAGAAGATGAGTATGGAAGATGGTATGGCTGAGGATACAGTTCAAGCAACTCCACCTGCCACTTCTGTATTTGGTCAGCAACCTGCCCCACttcaatcaaattttgtatTTGGGGCATCATCTCCACCGGTAGCTAGTTCTTTCCAGTTTGGTAGTCAACAGAATATTGCTCCGCAGAACCCTTCTTTTCAGACTTCTGGCAGTCTAGGAGGGAGTTTCTCATTGGGCACAGGTGGTGGTGACAAATCCGGCCGAAGAATTGTGAAAGTTAAACACAAACAGCGAAAGAAGTAG
- the LOC114190328 gene encoding transcription factor TGA4-like, with amino-acid sequence MGSSNQFNQGRKFLANKPRNEVDAKEEIFRIDEGKNSAGNTTFATNYGRWLEKHNRLICEIRSSLNEEVVDDKLVFLIDIVMKHYVEFSEMKTSAANFDVSNVAWNTTAEHSVWWIGGFRPSQLLQVIVPQLQHSCSQQQLSDIWNFVQSCKQVEYALARGMEKLHQILHNATTEGDKGLKLTCASQHMRFLKQANDVRQEFLHQLCGLLTNSQYAEFLLGLGERLHNPASSL; translated from the exons ATGGGTTCATCCAACCAGTTCAATCAGGGAAGGAAATTTTTAGCAAATAAGCCAAGGAATGAGGTTGATGCTAAAGAAGAAATCTTCAGAATTGATG AAGGTAAGAATTCCGCAGGAAACACAACATTTGCGACAAACTATGGACGATGGTTGGAAAAACACAATAGACTTATTTGTGAGATACGGAGTAGTTTAAATGAGGAAGTTGTTGATGACAAACTAGTGTTTCTTATAGACATTGTCATGAAGCACTATGTGGAATTCTCAGAAATGAAAACTAGCGCTGCAAATTTTGATGTCAGCAATGTTGCTTGGAACACAACAGCTGAACACAGTGTGTGGTGGATTGGAGGATTTCGCCCTTCTCAACTGCTCCAG GTTATTGTGCCTCAACTTCAACATTCGTGTTCTCAGCAGCAACTTTCTGATATTTGGAATTTTGTACAATCATGTAAACAAGTAGAATATGCTCTTGCACGAGGCATGGAGAAACTTCACCAAATCCTTCATAATGCAACAACAGAAGGTGACAAAGGATTAAAACTGACTTGTGCCTCACAACATATGAGATTTCTAAAGCAG GCGAATGATGTTCGACAGGAATTTTTGCATCAACTATGTGGTCTGCTCACAAATAGTCAGTATGCAGAATTCTTACTTGGTTTGGGGGAACGCCTCCATAACCCTGCTAGCTCACTTTGA